The following proteins come from a genomic window of Flavobacterium eburneipallidum:
- a CDS encoding sialidase family protein, producing MRILKTTSLLLLTVLLLGSCKSALEKKTWKEGILVDQFVYDKAPYPSCHSITIVEATNGDLVSAWFGGSHERHPDVCIYSAIKPKGSDKWGEATKVADGVMKDGTRFPTWNPVLYQIPDGDLMLFYKIGPKPSEWWGVYRTSSDGGKTWSDKIDMPSKDFLGPIKNKPVLLSNGTLLLPSSTEGNGWHLRMESTPDFGKTWVMGDTISRGKQKINAIQPSILFHKDGRIQAIGRTRNRAIFSTFSKDNGKTWSDVELIGLPNNNSGTDAVTLKNGKHLLVYNHVLPPGTEAKGPRTPLNVSISDDGINWNAALVLEDSKISQYSYPSMIQSKDGMVHIVYTWRREKLKYVKIDPRKLVALPIKNGIWPGQENVEVKAVKAEEE from the coding sequence ATGAGAATTTTAAAGACAACTAGCCTTTTACTTTTAACCGTACTACTTTTGGGAAGCTGTAAATCGGCTTTGGAGAAAAAGACCTGGAAAGAAGGAATCTTGGTAGATCAATTTGTATATGATAAAGCACCTTATCCGTCTTGCCACTCCATAACAATTGTGGAAGCGACGAACGGAGATTTAGTTTCGGCCTGGTTTGGAGGATCACACGAAAGACATCCGGATGTTTGTATTTATTCGGCAATAAAACCAAAGGGAAGTGATAAATGGGGCGAAGCAACTAAAGTAGCAGATGGCGTGATGAAAGACGGAACAAGATTTCCGACCTGGAATCCAGTTTTATACCAAATTCCGGATGGCGATTTGATGTTGTTTTACAAAATAGGGCCAAAACCATCCGAGTGGTGGGGCGTTTACAGAACTTCTTCTGATGGAGGAAAAACCTGGTCTGACAAGATTGATATGCCGAGTAAAGATTTCTTGGGCCCCATCAAAAACAAACCAGTATTGTTGAGCAACGGAACATTGTTGCTTCCGTCAAGTACCGAAGGAAATGGCTGGCATTTGCGTATGGAATCCACTCCGGACTTTGGAAAAACCTGGGTTATGGGCGACACGATTTCAAGAGGAAAACAAAAAATCAATGCCATTCAGCCCAGTATTCTGTTCCACAAAGACGGACGTATTCAAGCCATTGGAAGAACGAGAAACAGGGCTATTTTCAGCACTTTTTCGAAAGACAACGGAAAAACCTGGTCGGATGTGGAACTAATTGGTTTGCCAAACAACAACTCCGGAACCGATGCGGTAACATTGAAAAACGGAAAACACTTATTGGTTTACAACCACGTTTTGCCTCCGGGAACAGAAGCCAAAGGACCAAGAACACCATTGAATGTTTCCATTTCCGACGATGGAATCAATTGGAATGCAGCATTAGTTTTGGAAGATTCAAAAATCAGTCAGTATTCGTATCCATCGATGATTCAAAGTAAGGACGGAATGGTGCACATCGTTTACACTTGGAGAAGAGAAAAACTGAAATATGTAAAAATCGATCCAAGAAAATTAGTGGCTCTTCCAATTAAAAACGGAATCTGGCCTGGACAAGAAAATGTTGAAGTGAAAGCCGTTAAAGCGGAAGAAGAGTAA
- a CDS encoding sugar phosphate isomerase/epimerase family protein, translating to MKNNISFIKATVVVLTIVLAGTFNSEVSAQSSKKQKYKVAVCDWMILKRQKLGAFGLASEIKADGIELDMGGLGNRPTFDSKLGDPVERQKFLDKSKELNVGISSIAMSGFYAQSFAKRESIALMIEDCVKAMKNMKVKVAYLPLGTESDLTKNPELRPIIIERLKWAGKQVGKIGGVIAIETSLSAIEEKKLLEEIGCKHIKSSFNFANAVDNGRDIATELKILGKKHLAQIHASTTDSVWLENDKNVDMPKIKKTLDEMKWSGWLIVERSRDVTQVHNVKANYGANVAYLKRIFQN from the coding sequence ATGAAGAATAATATAAGTTTCATTAAAGCTACTGTGGTAGTTCTGACAATTGTTTTGGCAGGAACATTCAATAGCGAAGTTTCAGCTCAATCATCAAAAAAGCAAAAATACAAAGTAGCCGTTTGCGACTGGATGATTTTAAAAAGACAAAAACTCGGTGCTTTTGGTTTGGCAAGCGAAATAAAAGCAGACGGAATCGAATTGGATATGGGCGGTTTGGGAAACAGACCGACATTCGACAGTAAATTAGGCGACCCGGTCGAAAGACAAAAGTTTCTGGATAAATCCAAAGAATTGAATGTAGGAATCAGTTCAATCGCAATGTCCGGATTTTATGCACAGTCTTTTGCCAAAAGAGAATCCATAGCATTGATGATTGAAGATTGCGTAAAGGCAATGAAAAATATGAAGGTCAAAGTGGCTTATCTTCCATTAGGTACAGAAAGCGATTTGACAAAAAATCCTGAACTGCGTCCAATCATTATTGAAAGATTAAAATGGGCAGGAAAACAAGTCGGTAAAATTGGTGGTGTCATTGCCATCGAAACTTCATTAAGTGCCATCGAAGAGAAAAAACTATTGGAAGAGATAGGATGTAAGCACATCAAAAGCTCTTTCAATTTTGCGAATGCCGTCGATAACGGAAGAGATATCGCAACCGAATTGAAGATTTTAGGCAAAAAACATTTGGCGCAAATTCACGCTTCCACAACAGATAGCGTTTGGTTGGAAAACGATAAAAATGTAGATATGCCAAAAATCAAAAAAACACTGGACGAAATGAAATGGAGCGGATGGCTGATCGTAGAACGTTCCCGTGATGTAACGCAGGTTCATAACGTAAAAGCCAATTACGGAG